A window of Micrococcus endophyticus contains these coding sequences:
- a CDS encoding mechanosensitive ion channel family protein, whose product MLLAALSGPASPPVLGSLARLFAGENVPAGVEGNVQDGAAATTAALGVEWGTLLTVLVAFAVGATLVYAALQLARGVLRRRPAFQHGAARLSAPAAVAAGFLAARIWLGVMAEEQTWYRPASFLLLIAVAAAGAWAAWRLVGVIEEGILGRYQETGVEHRRERRIRTQTILIRRILNAVIVVVAIAVVLLGVPEVRSLGAGLLASAGVISVIAGLAVQSTLTNVFAGFQLAFTDAIRVGDVVDMEGVFGTVEEITLSNVVLKLWDGRRMVYPSSHFTTQPFENWTRVGTEVSGVVELDVDWRVPMPALRERLTQLLDSTDLWDGRESSMQVTDAIGGTVRIRAVVSARNSGDLWDLRCLVREDLVTFLRSEHPEAIVVQRVAERLPAHDDAAPASEGSDAGARGADPTGEPGPDGSGVAAREPRPRTAELPRVEGGEPRPDTVTTPLTRVDDHAGLYTGSITAVQRNRELAGPGEEAFAERRAQQAKQAAEAATADEAGRRSGAGSHADGLLDDAVTRRRQDDED is encoded by the coding sequence ATGCTCCTCGCCGCGCTCTCCGGTCCCGCGTCCCCGCCCGTGCTCGGCTCCCTGGCACGCCTGTTCGCCGGGGAGAACGTGCCCGCCGGCGTGGAGGGCAACGTCCAGGACGGGGCGGCCGCCACCACCGCCGCCCTCGGCGTGGAGTGGGGCACCCTGCTGACCGTGCTCGTCGCCTTCGCCGTCGGCGCCACGCTCGTCTACGCGGCGCTGCAGCTGGCCCGCGGCGTGCTGCGCCGCCGCCCCGCGTTCCAGCACGGCGCGGCCCGGCTCAGCGCGCCCGCGGCGGTGGCTGCCGGCTTCCTGGCCGCGCGCATCTGGCTGGGCGTGATGGCGGAGGAGCAGACCTGGTACCGGCCGGCGTCGTTCCTGCTGCTGATCGCCGTGGCCGCCGCCGGCGCGTGGGCCGCGTGGCGGCTGGTCGGGGTCATCGAGGAGGGCATCCTCGGCCGCTACCAGGAGACCGGCGTGGAGCACCGCCGCGAGCGCCGCATCCGCACGCAGACCATCCTGATCCGCCGCATCCTCAACGCGGTGATCGTGGTGGTGGCGATCGCCGTCGTGCTGCTGGGCGTGCCGGAGGTGCGCTCGCTCGGCGCCGGCCTGCTGGCCTCCGCGGGCGTGATCTCCGTGATCGCCGGCCTCGCCGTGCAGTCCACGCTCACCAACGTGTTCGCCGGCTTCCAGCTGGCCTTCACGGACGCGATCCGCGTGGGGGACGTGGTGGACATGGAGGGCGTGTTCGGCACGGTGGAGGAGATCACCCTGTCCAACGTGGTCCTCAAGCTCTGGGACGGGCGGCGCATGGTCTACCCGTCCTCCCACTTCACCACCCAGCCGTTCGAGAACTGGACGCGCGTGGGCACGGAGGTCTCCGGCGTCGTGGAGCTGGACGTGGACTGGCGCGTGCCCATGCCGGCGCTGCGCGAGCGCCTCACCCAGCTGCTGGACTCCACCGACCTCTGGGACGGCCGCGAGTCCTCCATGCAGGTCACGGACGCGATCGGCGGCACCGTGCGCATCCGCGCCGTGGTCTCGGCCCGCAACTCCGGCGACCTGTGGGACCTGCGCTGCCTCGTCCGCGAGGACCTCGTGACGTTCCTGCGCAGCGAGCACCCCGAGGCCATCGTGGTGCAGCGCGTGGCGGAGCGGCTCCCCGCCCACGACGACGCGGCCCCCGCCTCCGAGGGCTCCGACGCGGGGGCCCGCGGTGCCGACCCGACAGGCGAGCCGGGCCCGGACGGCTCCGGGGTGGCGGCCCGCGAGCCGCGCCCGCGCACCGCGGAGCTGCCGCGCGTCGAGGGCGGGGAGCCCCGCCCGGACACGGTGACCACGCCGCTGACCCGCGTGGACGACCACGCCGGCCTCTACACCGGCTCGATCACCGCGGTGCAGCGCAACCGCGAGCTCGCCGGCCCGGGCGAGGAGGCGTTCGCCGAGCGGCGCGCCCAGCAGGCCAAACAGGCGGCGGAGGCTGCGACGGCAGACGAGGCCGGGCGGCGCAGCGGCGCCGGCTCCCACGCGGACGGCCTCCTCGACGACGCTGTCACGCGCCGCCGTCAGGACGACGAGGACTGA
- a CDS encoding universal stress protein encodes MTILVGYAPSTSADAALDTALDIARSTGERVVVVNAGPGGEHRTKSLVTEEQQRGVQARLDASGVDAEFRQYARGRSTVQEMKDVAAELDPSIVVIGVRRRGGFGRFVMGSVSDELLQEIDQPVLCVKEYTQYGDRTPEAVSHVAETDPATRGLPASEPMVEQRRLTPVDPGDPTLER; translated from the coding sequence ATGACCATCCTCGTCGGCTACGCCCCCTCGACGTCCGCGGACGCCGCCCTGGACACCGCCCTGGACATCGCCCGCTCCACCGGCGAGCGCGTGGTGGTGGTCAACGCGGGCCCGGGCGGGGAGCACCGCACCAAGTCCCTCGTCACCGAGGAGCAGCAGCGCGGCGTGCAGGCCCGCCTCGACGCCTCGGGCGTGGACGCGGAGTTCCGCCAGTACGCGCGCGGGCGCTCCACCGTGCAGGAGATGAAGGACGTGGCCGCGGAGCTGGACCCGTCCATCGTGGTGATCGGCGTGCGCCGCCGCGGCGGCTTCGGCCGGTTCGTGATGGGCTCCGTCTCGGACGAGCTGCTCCAGGAGATCGACCAGCCGGTGCTGTGCGTCAAGGAATACACGCAGTACGGGGACCGCACCCCGGAGGCCGTCAGCCACGTGGCCGAGACCGACCCCGCGACCCGCGGCCTGCCCGCCTCCGAGCCGATGGTCGAGCAGCGTCGACTCACGCCCGTCGATCCCGGGGACCCGACGCTGGAGCGCTGA
- a CDS encoding MBL fold metallo-hydrolase: protein MTTTPATPGLTPAPLVRCVTAQNPSPMTLAGTNTYVVAAPDSDAAVVVDPGPEDDAAAHLERVRAAAEGRRIALILVTHRHADHTGGVDAFHTATGAPVRAADPDWCRGGAAVLTRDERIDVAGTLVLAWHTPGHTSDSYSFAVPDAGAHGAVITGDTILGSGTTMLDHPDGTLTDYLASLRRLEAAGPLTVLPAHGPVPEPLDVVARDYRHHREGRLAQVSAALAELGEDEAATVTPEHLAPRIYPGLEGTVARVAVQTVAAHLRHLREG, encoded by the coding sequence ATGACGACGACCCCCGCCACGCCTGGCCTCACGCCCGCCCCGCTGGTGCGCTGCGTGACCGCCCAGAACCCCTCCCCGATGACCCTCGCGGGCACCAACACGTACGTGGTCGCCGCACCGGACTCAGATGCGGCCGTCGTGGTGGACCCGGGCCCGGAGGACGACGCCGCCGCCCACCTCGAGCGCGTCCGTGCGGCGGCCGAGGGGCGCCGGATCGCGCTCATCCTGGTGACGCACCGGCACGCCGACCACACCGGCGGGGTGGACGCGTTCCACACAGCCACGGGCGCCCCCGTGCGCGCCGCGGACCCGGACTGGTGCCGCGGCGGGGCCGCCGTCCTGACGCGGGACGAGCGGATCGACGTCGCCGGCACCCTGGTGCTGGCGTGGCACACCCCGGGCCACACCTCGGACTCCTACTCGTTCGCCGTCCCGGACGCGGGCGCGCACGGCGCGGTCATCACGGGCGACACCATCCTCGGCTCGGGCACCACCATGCTCGACCACCCGGACGGCACGCTCACCGACTACCTGGCCAGCCTGCGTCGCCTCGAGGCGGCGGGCCCGCTCACGGTGCTGCCCGCGCACGGGCCCGTGCCGGAGCCGCTGGACGTCGTCGCCCGCGACTACCGGCACCACCGCGAGGGCCGGCTGGCGCAGGTCAGCGCGGCGCTCGCCGAGCTGGGCGAGGACGAGGCCGCGACCGTCACCCCCGAGCATCTGGCCCCGCGGATCTACCCCGGGCTCGAGGGCACCGTGGCGCGCGTGGCCGTCCAGACGGTGGCCGCGCACCTGCGCCACCTGCGCGAGGGCTGA
- a CDS encoding glutathione S-transferase family protein, with translation MENQQTGQAADRGTIDTREGLKGNYVQSGAEFTRDTNYITDRIVADPEAVRALPVAEPSTVGRVGGGLTEGAEAWPVEAGRYRLVAARACPWANRTIIVRRLLGLEDAISLGTPGPTHDERSWTFDLDEGGKDPVLGTERLQENYFTRFPDYPRGITVPAIVDVPTGGVVTNDYPQITLDLSTEWTAFHRDGAPQLIPDAGPERDEMFEVIKRVFTEVNNGVYRCGFAGSQEAYDAAYERLWAAMDWLEERLTTRRFLMGERITEADVRLFTTLVRFDPVYHGHFKCNRNRLTEMPALWGYARDLFQTPGFGDTIDFAQIKEHYYVVHEDINPAGIVPAGPELASWMSEHGREAFGGDPWGGGTAPGPVREGEEVDPAHTPLH, from the coding sequence ATGGAGAACCAGCAGACCGGCCAGGCCGCGGACCGCGGCACCATCGACACCCGCGAGGGGCTCAAGGGCAACTACGTGCAGTCGGGCGCCGAGTTCACGCGCGACACGAACTACATCACCGACCGGATCGTGGCAGACCCGGAGGCCGTGCGGGCCCTGCCCGTGGCCGAGCCGTCCACGGTCGGCCGCGTGGGCGGCGGGCTCACCGAGGGGGCCGAGGCGTGGCCCGTCGAGGCGGGCCGCTACCGCCTCGTGGCGGCGAGGGCGTGCCCGTGGGCGAACCGGACGATCATCGTGCGGCGCCTGCTCGGCCTGGAGGACGCGATCTCGCTGGGCACCCCGGGGCCGACCCACGACGAGCGATCCTGGACCTTCGACCTCGACGAGGGCGGGAAGGACCCCGTGCTCGGCACCGAGCGGCTCCAGGAGAACTACTTCACGCGGTTCCCCGACTACCCGCGGGGCATCACGGTGCCGGCGATCGTGGACGTGCCGACGGGCGGCGTCGTGACCAACGACTACCCGCAGATCACCCTCGACCTCTCGACGGAGTGGACCGCGTTCCACCGCGACGGCGCCCCGCAGCTGATCCCCGACGCCGGGCCGGAGCGGGACGAGATGTTCGAGGTGATCAAGCGCGTGTTCACCGAGGTGAACAACGGCGTGTACCGGTGCGGCTTCGCGGGCTCGCAGGAGGCGTACGACGCCGCGTACGAGCGGCTGTGGGCCGCGATGGACTGGCTCGAGGAGCGACTGACGACGCGCCGCTTCCTGATGGGGGAGCGGATCACCGAGGCCGACGTGCGGCTGTTCACCACGCTGGTGCGGTTCGACCCCGTGTACCACGGGCACTTCAAGTGCAACCGGAACAGGCTGACCGAGATGCCGGCGCTGTGGGGCTACGCGCGGGACCTGTTCCAGACCCCGGGCTTCGGGGACACGATCGACTTCGCCCAGATCAAGGAGCACTACTACGTGGTGCACGAGGACATCAACCCGGCGGGCATCGTGCCCGCCGGCCCGGAGCTGGCGAGCTGGATGAGCGAGCACGGGCGTGAGGCGTTCGGCGGCGACCCGTGGGGCGGCGGCACCGCACCCGGGCCCGTGCGCGAGGGCGAAGAGGTCGACCCGGCGCACACCCCGCTGCACTGA
- a CDS encoding VIT1/CCC1 transporter family protein: MNESTAPSEPTVRDDVAASSGHAGPEPHAGGGLHERLNWLRAGVLGANDGIVSVAATVVGVAGATTAVAPVAIAGVAAVVGGAVSMALGEYVSVSSSSDSQKALIAKERRELAEDPEGELEELVGLYEAEGLSRATAETVARELTEKDALKAHLRAELGMDETGVVSPWSAAGASFVAFLLGALLPFLTIILAPVDIRVALTFVTTLLALAVTGGMGAWLGGARVLPAMVRVVIGGALALALTFAVGAWLGTTVA; the protein is encoded by the coding sequence ATGAACGAGTCCACCGCCCCCTCCGAGCCCACCGTCCGTGACGACGTCGCCGCCTCCTCCGGCCACGCCGGCCCCGAGCCGCACGCCGGCGGCGGGCTGCACGAGCGCCTGAACTGGCTGCGCGCCGGCGTGCTCGGCGCGAACGACGGCATCGTCTCCGTCGCCGCCACCGTGGTGGGCGTGGCGGGAGCGACGACGGCGGTCGCCCCGGTCGCGATCGCCGGCGTGGCCGCCGTCGTGGGCGGCGCCGTGTCCATGGCGCTGGGGGAGTACGTGTCCGTGTCCTCGTCCTCGGACTCGCAGAAGGCGCTGATCGCCAAGGAGCGCCGCGAGCTGGCCGAGGACCCGGAGGGCGAGCTCGAGGAGCTCGTCGGCCTGTACGAGGCTGAGGGCCTGAGCCGCGCCACCGCGGAGACCGTGGCCCGCGAGCTCACCGAGAAGGACGCGCTCAAGGCCCACCTGCGGGCCGAGCTGGGGATGGACGAGACCGGCGTCGTCAGCCCGTGGTCGGCGGCCGGCGCCTCGTTCGTGGCGTTCCTCCTCGGCGCGCTGCTGCCGTTCCTGACGATCATCCTCGCGCCCGTGGACATCCGGGTGGCGCTGACCTTCGTCACCACGCTGCTCGCGCTCGCGGTGACCGGCGGCATGGGCGCGTGGCTCGGCGGCGCCCGGGTCCTGCCGGCCATGGTGCGCGTGGTGATCGGCGGCGCGCTCGCCCTGGCCCTCACGTTCGCGGTGGGCGCCTGGCTCGGGACGACGGTGGCCTGA
- a CDS encoding DUF3253 domain-containing protein, with amino-acid sequence MSEPERTRPETTPDGHHIVVDGRKWRAQDPHIPAALAGELVKGLMAARRLVRTDPTTARPRVQDAKVALGERGDPWWEPTPEGTRERLAAAMRTLLRQRDEGKTICPSDAARVAGGEAWRDLMDEARAVAAELHAAGAVEVRQRGERVNPAAARGPIRLAEGPQLG; translated from the coding sequence ATGAGCGAGCCGGAGCGTACGAGACCCGAGACCACGCCCGACGGCCACCACATCGTCGTGGACGGCCGGAAGTGGCGCGCCCAGGACCCGCACATCCCGGCGGCGCTCGCGGGCGAGCTCGTGAAGGGGCTCATGGCCGCGCGTCGACTCGTCCGCACGGACCCGACGACGGCGCGCCCCCGCGTCCAGGACGCGAAGGTCGCGCTGGGGGAGCGCGGCGACCCGTGGTGGGAGCCCACCCCGGAGGGCACACGCGAGCGGCTGGCCGCCGCGATGCGGACGCTGCTGCGCCAGCGGGATGAGGGGAAGACCATCTGCCCCTCCGACGCCGCGCGCGTGGCCGGGGGAGAGGCGTGGCGCGACCTCATGGACGAGGCCCGCGCCGTGGCCGCGGAGCTGCACGCGGCCGGCGCCGTGGAGGTGCGGCAGAGGGGCGAGCGCGTGAACCCGGCCGCGGCGCGGGGCCCGATCCGGCTGGCGGAGGGGCCGCAGCTGGGCTGA
- a CDS encoding DUF7218 family protein, whose translation MATQKKSESDTPQIKDPEMYEALRRDGASKEKAARISNAAARDGREEVAERGGESESYEEWTVDELEDRAKELDLTGYSDKRKDELIAMLREH comes from the coding sequence ATGGCCACGCAGAAGAAGTCCGAGTCCGACACCCCGCAGATCAAGGACCCCGAGATGTACGAGGCGCTCCGCCGAGACGGCGCCTCGAAGGAGAAGGCCGCGCGCATCTCCAATGCGGCCGCCCGCGACGGGCGCGAGGAGGTCGCGGAGCGCGGCGGCGAGTCCGAGTCCTACGAGGAGTGGACCGTGGACGAGCTCGAGGACCGCGCCAAGGAGTTGGACCTCACCGGGTACTCGGACAAGCGCAAGGACGAACTCATCGCGATGCTGCGGGAGCACTGA
- a CDS encoding NAD(P)-dependent alcohol dehydrogenase, which produces MKAVRFTAYKTFPELKEIERPAPGPGEVLLKVAGAGACHSDVAVYDEFEPGMNPLVDPEYTLGHETSGWVEELGEGVTGFEVGSAQLVYGPVGCGHCPACSRGQDTYCQNVAEMDYAGIGLGRDGGMAEYVTVPARNLVPLGDADPVPASALADAGLTPYHAIKLALPRLNRAGAYALVVGLGGLGLMAVQILKALTGATVIATDMKPEAMAEAEKYGAVTVPSGEDQVARIREITGGRGVDAAFDFVGIAATARAALDSAAVQSRVTIVGIGNGSTIDWSFLSTPYEAELVTTYWGTVEELHELAGLYRDGKVEPLYTTYAMDGALQAYRDLQDGKISGRAVVVPHGQA; this is translated from the coding sequence ATGAAGGCCGTCCGTTTCACCGCCTACAAGACGTTCCCGGAGCTCAAGGAGATCGAGCGTCCCGCCCCCGGCCCCGGCGAGGTGCTGCTCAAGGTGGCCGGCGCCGGCGCCTGCCACTCGGACGTCGCCGTCTACGACGAGTTCGAGCCCGGCATGAACCCGCTCGTGGACCCGGAGTACACGCTGGGCCACGAGACGTCCGGCTGGGTGGAGGAGCTCGGCGAGGGCGTCACCGGCTTCGAGGTCGGCTCCGCGCAGCTCGTCTACGGCCCAGTGGGCTGCGGCCACTGCCCGGCCTGCTCGCGCGGCCAGGACACCTACTGCCAGAACGTGGCCGAGATGGACTACGCCGGCATCGGCCTGGGCCGCGACGGCGGCATGGCCGAGTACGTGACCGTGCCGGCCCGCAACCTCGTCCCCCTGGGCGACGCCGACCCCGTCCCCGCCTCGGCCCTCGCCGACGCCGGCCTCACCCCGTACCACGCGATCAAGCTGGCCCTGCCGCGCCTGAACCGCGCCGGCGCCTACGCGCTCGTGGTGGGCCTGGGCGGCCTGGGCCTGATGGCCGTGCAGATCCTCAAGGCCCTGACCGGCGCCACCGTGATCGCCACGGACATGAAGCCCGAGGCCATGGCGGAGGCGGAGAAGTACGGCGCGGTGACCGTGCCCTCCGGTGAGGACCAGGTGGCCCGCATCCGCGAGATCACCGGCGGCCGCGGCGTGGACGCCGCCTTCGACTTCGTGGGCATCGCCGCCACCGCCCGCGCCGCCCTGGACTCGGCCGCCGTGCAGTCCCGCGTGACCATCGTGGGCATCGGCAACGGCTCCACGATCGACTGGTCCTTCCTCTCCACGCCGTACGAGGCGGAGCTGGTGACCACCTACTGGGGCACCGTCGAGGAGCTGCACGAGCTCGCCGGCCTCTACCGGGACGGCAAGGTCGAGCCGCTCTACACCACCTACGCGATGGACGGCGCCCTGCAGGCCTACCGCGACCTGCAGGACGGCAAGATCTCCGGCCGCGCCGTCGTCGTGCCCCACGGCCAGGCCTGA
- a CDS encoding acetyl-CoA carboxylase biotin carboxyl carrier protein subunit: MPASSSPWTWTAGQTVAVLEAMKTETPVTAPAAGVLRREALAPGAGVARGQRLARIES; encoded by the coding sequence ATGCCCGCGTCGAGCTCACCGTGGACGTGGACGGCCGGGCAGACCGTGGCCGTCCTGGAGGCGATGAAGACGGAGACGCCCGTGACGGCCCCGGCGGCGGGCGTCCTGCGGCGGGAGGCACTGGCGCCCGGGGCGGGCGTGGCCCGCGGACAGCGGCTGGCCCGCATCGAGTCCTGA
- a CDS encoding MarR family winged helix-turn-helix transcriptional regulator, with protein sequence MTSADHRPEPDTAPEPEAFPALEDPYRRSLLTNEQRNAWAALSAACLGLVSQMESDLHRDAGLTPFEFHLLYVLGAEEASREAEGTMPMSRAAQLVDSSLSRLSHVVRRIEERGWVERRPSAEDARVTLVSLTPEGRRRMEAAVPAYDRMVCRVFVDHMAEEDLAEVTRLSMRLLAGLREDHWLFDAMDPDGSRRAGAAGADAGAVTGATGESEADSEGRPAS encoded by the coding sequence ATGACCTCCGCCGACCACCGACCCGAGCCCGACACCGCGCCGGAGCCCGAGGCCTTCCCCGCGCTGGAGGATCCGTACCGGCGCAGCCTGCTGACGAACGAGCAGCGCAACGCGTGGGCCGCCCTCTCGGCGGCGTGCCTCGGCCTCGTGTCCCAGATGGAGTCCGACCTGCACCGGGACGCGGGCCTGACCCCCTTCGAGTTCCACCTCCTCTACGTGCTGGGCGCGGAGGAGGCCAGCCGCGAAGCCGAGGGCACGATGCCCATGAGCCGCGCGGCGCAGCTCGTGGACTCTTCCCTCTCCCGCCTGTCCCACGTGGTGCGGCGCATCGAGGAGCGCGGCTGGGTGGAGCGGCGCCCCTCGGCCGAGGACGCGCGCGTCACCCTCGTCAGCCTGACCCCCGAGGGCCGGCGTCGCATGGAGGCCGCCGTCCCCGCCTACGACCGGATGGTCTGCCGCGTCTTCGTGGACCACATGGCGGAGGAGGACCTCGCCGAGGTCACGCGGCTGTCGATGCGGCTGCTGGCCGGGCTGCGCGAGGACCACTGGCTGTTCGACGCCATGGACCCGGACGGGTCCCGGCGGGCGGGCGCCGCCGGGGCCGACGCCGGGGCCGTGACCGGGGCCACGGGGGAGTCCGAGGCGGATTCCGAGGGCCGGCCGGCGAGTTGA
- the rpmB gene encoding 50S ribosomal protein L28 — MAAHCQVTGAGPGFGHSISHSHRRTKRRFDPNIQKKTYWVPSLRRNVTLTLSAKGIKTIDVRGIDAVVADLIAKGVKL, encoded by the coding sequence ATGGCAGCTCACTGCCAGGTAACCGGGGCTGGGCCGGGATTCGGCCACAGCATCTCCCACTCGCACCGTCGCACCAAGCGCCGGTTCGACCCGAACATCCAGAAGAAGACCTACTGGGTCCCCTCCCTGCGCCGCAACGTCACCCTGACGCTGTCCGCCAAGGGCATCAAGACCATCGACGTGCGCGGGATCGACGCCGTCGTGGCGGACCTGATCGCGAAGGGAGTGAAGCTCTGA
- the rpmG gene encoding 50S ribosomal protein L33, with protein MAKDKDVRPIIKLKSTAGTGYTYVTRKNRRNNPDRITLKKYDPVVRKHVDFREER; from the coding sequence ATGGCCAAGGACAAGGACGTTCGTCCGATCATCAAGCTGAAGTCCACCGCCGGCACCGGGTACACCTACGTGACCCGCAAGAACCGCCGCAACAACCCGGACCGCATCACCCTGAAGAAGTACGACCCGGTGGTCCGCAAGCACGTCGACTTCCGAGAGGAGCGCTGA
- the rpsN gene encoding 30S ribosomal protein S14 has protein sequence MAKKSKIAKNEQRKAIVARYAEKRLELRKTLVDPNASDEAREAARLGLQKLPRDASPVRVRNRDAIDGRPRGTFQRFGISRVRFRDMAHRGELPGVTKSSW, from the coding sequence ATGGCCAAGAAGTCCAAGATCGCCAAGAACGAGCAGCGCAAGGCCATCGTCGCCCGCTACGCCGAGAAGCGTCTCGAGCTGCGCAAGACCCTCGTGGACCCGAACGCCTCGGACGAGGCCCGCGAGGCCGCTCGCCTGGGCCTGCAGAAGCTGCCCCGCGACGCCTCCCCGGTGCGCGTGCGCAACCGCGACGCCATCGACGGCCGTCCGCGCGGCACCTTCCAGCGCTTCGGCATCTCCCGCGTGCGCTTCCGCGACATGGCGCACCGTGGCGAGCTGCCCGGCGTGACCAAGTCCTCCTGGTGA
- a CDS encoding HU family DNA-binding protein — MAMNRKELVAAVAERSGNTQAAVSDVLDALFEVFTAQVKKGEKVSIPGWMAVERTERKERTGRNPRTGEEITIPAGYSVKVTAGSKLKAAASE, encoded by the coding sequence ATGGCCATGAACCGCAAGGAACTCGTCGCCGCCGTCGCCGAGCGCTCCGGCAACACCCAGGCCGCCGTCAGCGATGTGCTGGACGCCCTCTTCGAGGTGTTCACCGCCCAGGTGAAGAAGGGCGAGAAGGTCTCGATCCCCGGCTGGATGGCCGTGGAGCGCACCGAGCGCAAGGAGCGCACCGGTCGCAACCCGCGCACCGGTGAGGAGATCACCATCCCCGCGGGCTACTCCGTGAAGGTGACCGCCGGCTCCAAGCTCAAGGCCGCCGCCTCCGAGTGA
- a CDS encoding copper resistance CopC family protein: MHHPHETARPRRGAGRAARTAAGLALIPALALAGAAPAAAHDELVRTSPGVDETVGTAPERVALTFSGDLIDGEGIQNLLQVRDAAGNQWQAEPGTVDGPGFSAPLCEGLPNGDYRVAYRVVYSDGHSEERAFGFAVDDPAAPAEGTAPDGCGVAAAPAASDVSTPAPAGSGAGTGEASEAPAEQGSAEAGESAEAGALPAWVWAVGVAGLLVLVAALILMGRRARALGHLDDGR, translated from the coding sequence ATGCATCACCCCCACGAGACCGCACGCCCGCGCCGGGGAGCCGGCCGCGCCGCCCGCACGGCGGCCGGCCTGGCCCTGATCCCGGCGCTCGCCCTGGCCGGGGCCGCCCCCGCCGCCGCCCACGACGAGCTCGTCCGCACATCCCCGGGCGTCGACGAGACCGTCGGCACCGCGCCCGAGCGGGTCGCCCTGACCTTCAGCGGCGACCTGATCGACGGCGAAGGCATCCAGAACCTGCTCCAGGTGAGGGACGCGGCCGGCAACCAGTGGCAGGCCGAGCCCGGGACCGTGGACGGTCCCGGCTTCTCCGCGCCGCTGTGCGAGGGGCTGCCCAACGGCGACTACCGCGTCGCCTACCGGGTGGTCTATTCGGACGGGCACTCCGAGGAGCGCGCTTTCGGGTTCGCCGTGGACGACCCCGCCGCCCCCGCCGAGGGCACCGCCCCGGACGGCTGCGGCGTGGCCGCGGCCCCCGCCGCCTCCGACGTCTCGACCCCGGCCCCCGCCGGGTCCGGCGCCGGGACCGGGGAGGCGTCCGAGGCCCCCGCCGAGCAGGGCTCCGCCGAGGCGGGCGAGTCCGCCGAGGCGGGCGCGCTGCCCGCGTGGGTGTGGGCCGTCGGCGTCGCCGGGCTGCTCGTGCTCGTGGCGGCGCTGATCCTCATGGGCCGTCGGGCCCGCGCGCTCGGCCACCTCGACGACGGTCGCTGA
- a CDS encoding copper chaperone PCu(A)C, which yields MTTPRSARRLSAAAVVAAAALGLTACAGGADDAASSSSSAPAAATTTPAAASSSAPAEGKGAPLTVSDPWTKATEDGMTGSFGLLENSSDEDLHVVGVSAEVGAKAELHVMVADEDGQMVMQQSPDGFTVPAGASFELAPGGAHVMLMGLTEPIEPGEEVAYELELEDGSTMEVVSVARPFAGANESYHGGGAEESDEHADH from the coding sequence ATGACCACCCCCCGTTCCGCCCGCCGCCTGTCCGCCGCCGCCGTGGTGGCCGCCGCCGCCCTCGGCCTGACCGCCTGCGCCGGCGGCGCGGACGACGCCGCGTCGTCGTCCTCGAGCGCCCCGGCCGCCGCGACGACCACCCCGGCCGCCGCGTCATCGTCCGCCCCCGCCGAGGGGAAGGGCGCGCCCCTGACCGTCTCCGACCCGTGGACCAAGGCCACCGAGGACGGCATGACCGGCTCCTTCGGCCTCCTGGAGAACTCCTCCGACGAGGACCTGCACGTGGTCGGCGTGAGCGCCGAGGTGGGCGCGAAGGCCGAGCTGCACGTGATGGTCGCCGACGAGGACGGCCAGATGGTGATGCAGCAGTCCCCGGACGGCTTCACGGTGCCCGCCGGCGCGTCCTTCGAGCTGGCCCCCGGCGGCGCCCACGTGATGCTGATGGGCCTGACCGAGCCGATCGAGCCCGGCGAGGAGGTCGCCTACGAGCTCGAGCTGGAGGACGGCTCCACCATGGAGGTCGTCTCCGTGGCCCGCCCGTTCGCCGGCGCCAACGAGTCCTACCACGGCGGCGGGGCGGAGGAGTCGGACGAGCATGCCGACCACTGA